A window of Lysobacter sp. TY2-98 genomic DNA:
GCCAGCTTTTCCGCGACCAGGCACTGACCGTAGCCGTCGCGATCGCGATCTCGCTGGTCGTCTCGATGACGCTGATCCCGATGCTGAGCGCGCTGCAGGCGCGTGCCAGCGAGCTCGATGATTCCGAGCCCGCGCCGGAGCACTCGGTCGACGTCTCGCTCTTCCGCGACGCCGTGCTGATCCCCTGGCGTCGCGTGCGGAACCGCGCCCTCGGCGCGCTGCTCACGCTCGTTGCGTTGCCGGTCACGGCGCTGGTCGGCACCTACCGGGTCATCCGCAGTCGTCCCAATCTGTATCGTTGGCCGTTGCGTTCGACGATGCGGACCGCGTTCGCGATTCCGTTGTGGGTGCTGCTGCTGCCCGTGCGCCTGATCGCGCTGCCCTTGTGGATGGTGGGTCTGATCATCCGTTCGCTCACCGGCCCGCTGTTCTTCGGCGCGGCGTGGGCAGGACAGCGCGGCTGGCGCCGGACGGGCACGGGTGTCGTCGCTCCGGTGATGGTGACCGCGAGCAAGGGCGCGATGTGGGTGTACGAGCGCGCGGAGCGTCGTTACATCGAGCTGCTGCCGGCGGCGCTCAAGCGTCCCGCACTGGTACTCGGTTTCGCCGCCGTGGCGTTCGCGCTCACGCTCGCGGCGATTCCGCTGCTCGGTGCGGACCTCATCCCGCAGCTCGCGCAGGATCGCTTCGAGATGACGGTCAAGCTGCCGCCGGGCACGCCGCTGCGCGAGACCGATGCGATCGTGCGTCGCCTGCAGCAGGAGCACGAGAAGGACTCGGGCATCAAATCGCTGTTCGGTGTGAGCGGCAGCGGCACGCGCCTCGACGCGAACCCGACCGAGAGCGGCGAGAACATCGGCAAGATCACCGTGGTGATGGCCGACGGCGGCAGTCGCGAAGTCGAAGCGACGGAAACCGACAAGCTGCGTGCGTCGATCGCCGGCGTCTCGCAGGCGCAGGTCGACTTCCGTCGTCCGCAGCTCTTCAGCTTCTCGGCGCCGCTCGAAATCGAGCTGCGCGGCAGCGATCTCGACAGCCTGCGGGTGGCGGGCGACCGCCTGACCAAGCTGCTCCGCGCGAACCCACACTACGCCGACGTGAAGTCGACGGTGGAGCAGGGTTTCCCGGAAGTGCAGATCCGCTTCGACCAGGAGCGGGCCGCCGCACTCGGCCTCACCACGCGCCAGATCGCCGACGCGGTGGTCAAGAAGGTGCGCGGTGACGTCGCGACGCGCTATAGCTTCCGCGATCGCAAGATCGACGTGCTGGTGCGTGCCAGCGAGGGCGATCGCGCCTCGGTGGACAGCATCCGTCGCCTGATCGTGAACCCGGGTAACGGTCGTGCGCCGGTGACGCTGGAGTCCGTCGCCGACGTGGTGTCGACGACCGGCCCGAGCGAGATCCATCGCGCCGACCAGGTGCGCGTCGCCATCGTGTCGTCGAACCTGCGCGGCATCGACCTCGGTGCGGCGATCAAGGAAGTCGACCACCTCGTCGCGTCGAATCCGCTGGGCACCGACATCTCGATGCACATCGGCGGGCAGGGTGACGAGCTTGGTGAGTCCGTGCGTTCGCTGCTGTTCGCGTTCGGCCTGGCGATCTTCCTCGTCTACCTGGTGATGGCCTCGCAGTTCGAGTCGCTGCTGCACCCGTTCGTCATCCTGTTCACCATCCCGCTGGCGATGGTCGGTGCAGTCGGCGCGCTGTTGCTCACCCGTTCGCCGGTGTCGGTCGTCGTCTTCATCGGCCTGATCCTGCTGGTCGGCCTGGTGGTGAAGAACGCGATCATCCTGATCGACAAGGTCAACCAGCTGCGCGAACACGGCGTGCCCAAGCGCGAAGCACTGGTGGAAGGCGCTCGCTCGCGACTGCGCCCGATCGCGATGACCACGCTCTGCACGCTGTTCGGCTTCCTGCCGCTGGCGCTCGCGTTCGGTGAAGGTGCGGAAGTGCGCTCGCCGATGGCGATCACGGTGATGGGCGGCCTCGCGGTGTCGACGCTGCTGACGCTGGTCGTGATCCCGGTGGTCTACGACCTGCTCGATCGCCGCGCCGACGAACACTACGTGCGTCGTGCGCGCCGCATCGCCGAGCGCGAGGCCGGGGCGCATGACGCGGAGGCGCAACCCGCATGAGCGTCGCCGAACTCAGTATCCGCCGGCCGGTCACGGCGATCATGTTCTTCGTGTCGCTGCTGGTGATCGGCCTGATCGCCGGGGTACGGCTGCCGCTGGAGGCATTTCCGGAGGTGACGTTCCCCGGCATCTTCGTGGAGATGCCGTACGCCGGTTCGACTCCGGAAGAGGTCGAGCGCACCGTGCTGCGTCCGACCGAGGAAGCGCTCTCGACGCTGACCGGCGTCAAGCGCATGGAGTCGAATGCTCGTTCGGAAGGCGCGAGCGTCGGCGTGTTCTTCTCGGACTGGAGCCGCGACGTCTCGATCGCGGCATCGGAAGCACGCGAGCGCATCGACGCCATCCGCGACCAGTTGCCGGATGACCTCAAGCGCTACAGCGTCAACAAGTTCTCGACGTCCGACCAACCGGTGCTCCAGGTGCGCCTGGCGGGCGCGCGTGACCTCACCGGCGCGTACGACCTGATCGAGCGCGAGTTCAAACGTCGTCTCGAGCGGATTCCGGGCGTCGCGCGTGTCGACGTGTCGGGCGCTGCGCCCAACGAGGTCGAGATCGCGATCGATCCGGACGCGCTGACGGCGCATGGTGTCGTCCTCAACGATCTGACCACGCGGTTGCAGACGGCCAACTTCTCGGTGTCCGGTGGCGAGATCGACGATGGCGGTCGCCGCGTGCGCGTGCAGCCCGTTGGCGAGCTGCAGGATCTCGACCAGCTTCGCGAGCTGGTCATTGATCGCAATGGCACACGCCTCGGCGACATCGCCGAAATTCGCCTGAAGCCTGCGCGCATGGACTACGGGCGCCGACTTGACGGCCGTCCGGCCGTCGGCCTCGACATCTTCAAGGAGCGCAGCGCGAACCTTGTCGACGTGTCGAGCCGCGCGCTCAAGGAAGTCGAAGAGATCCGCAAGGCGCCGGCGCTGCACGACGTGCAGGTCAAGATTATCCAGAACCAGGGCGAGGACGTCACGAGTTCGCTGAGCTCGCTTGCGGAAGCCGGCGCGATCGGCCTCGTGCTGTCGATCGCCGTGCTGTTCTTCTTCCTGCGCCATTGGGCGTCGACGGCGATGGTGACGCTCGCCATTCCGATCTGCTTCGTCATGACGCTGGGTTTCATGTACTTCGCCGGCGTCACGCTCAACATCCTGTCGATGATGGGCCTGCTGCTGGCGATCGGCATGCTGGTCGACAACGCAGTCGTGGTGGTGGAGTCGATCTACCAGGAACGCGAGAAGATGCCGGGCAACCCGGTGCTGGCGTCGATCGTCGGCACGCGGCACGTGGCGATCGCACTGTCGGCGGGCACGCTCTGCCACTGCATCGTGTTCCTGCCCAACCTGTTCGGCGAGCGCAACTTCCTCAGCATCTATCTCTCGCAGATCGCGATCACGATCTCGGTGTCTCTGCTGGCGTCGTGGCTGGTCGCGGTGAGTCTGATCCCGATGCTGTCGGCGCGCATGAAGACGCCGCCGGTCGTGCGCAGCGAGAACGGCCTGATCCCGCGCCTGCAGCGTCGCTACGCGACGGCGCTGCGCTGGACGCTCGATCACCGCGGCGCAAGCATCGCCGGCATCCTCATCATCGTCGCCGTCAGCATCTTTCCGATGATGGCGACCAAAAAGAACATGTTCGGCGGTAACGATGGTGACGAAGTCAACATCAATTACCAATGGAAGGGCGCGTACACGAAGGAGCAGATGTCCGACGAGCTGCTGCGTGTCGAGCACTTCCTTGACGCGCGCCGCAAGACCTATGGCATCACACAGCTCTACTCGTACTACAGCGAGCAGGGTGGGGCGATGACACGCCTGACGCTCGATACCAAGCAGGTGCCGAACCTCAAGGAGTTCGTCGACAAGTTGGGCAAGGAGCTGCCGAAGTCCGCACGCGCGGAACTCAGCGTCGGCAACAACGGCGGCAACAACGGCGGCCCGGGCCAGAAGGTGCAGGTGCAACTGGTCGGCGATTCCACCCAGACGCTGG
This region includes:
- a CDS encoding efflux RND transporter permease subunit, whose translation is MSDSPHSLPDAMSPKGGIVEFAVRRRVTVFMAMLTFVLFGVIALRELKVNLLPDLSYPTLTVRTEYEGAAPAEVETLISEPVEEALGVVKNLRKLRSVSRTGQSDVVLEFAWGTDMDQASLEVRDKIETLQLPLEAKPPVLLRFNPSTEPVLRLALTAKNAAEGDSVRRLTELRRYADEDLKKKLEPVDGVAAVKVGGGLEDEIQVEIDQQKLAQLGLSIDTVIQRLGQENVNVSGGRLEEGTQRYLVRTVNQFQTVDEIRDMLVTTSAAGGGAAASAAAEMARVAAATGNASAMAAAASVQSASSGSSTPANGMPVRLKDIATVTQGFKERESVIRLGGREAVELAIYKEGDANTVATADAVEKKLKEIRERMPEDVELTTIDDQSQFIRNAISSVKEDAVIGGALAILIIFLFLRDGWSTFVVALSLPVSIITTFFFMGRFGLSLNVMSLGGLALATGLVVDDSIVVLESIAKARERGLGVLQAAVQGTREVSMAVVASTLTTISVFLPLVFVQGIAGQLFRDQALTVAVAIAISLVVSMTLIPMLSALQARASELDDSEPAPEHSVDVSLFRDAVLIPWRRVRNRALGALLTLVALPVTALVGTYRVIRSRPNLYRWPLRSTMRTAFAIPLWVLLLPVRLIALPLWMVGLIIRSLTGPLFFGAAWAGQRGWRRTGTGVVAPVMVTASKGAMWVYERAERRYIELLPAALKRPALVLGFAAVAFALTLAAIPLLGADLIPQLAQDRFEMTVKLPPGTPLRETDAIVRRLQQEHEKDSGIKSLFGVSGSGTRLDANPTESGENIGKITVVMADGGSREVEATETDKLRASIAGVSQAQVDFRRPQLFSFSAPLEIELRGSDLDSLRVAGDRLTKLLRANPHYADVKSTVEQGFPEVQIRFDQERAAALGLTTRQIADAVVKKVRGDVATRYSFRDRKIDVLVRASEGDRASVDSIRRLIVNPGNGRAPVTLESVADVVSTTGPSEIHRADQVRVAIVSSNLRGIDLGAAIKEVDHLVASNPLGTDISMHIGGQGDELGESVRSLLFAFGLAIFLVYLVMASQFESLLHPFVILFTIPLAMVGAVGALLLTRSPVSVVVFIGLILLVGLVVKNAIILIDKVNQLREHGVPKREALVEGARSRLRPIAMTTLCTLFGFLPLALAFGEGAEVRSPMAITVMGGLAVSTLLTLVVIPVVYDLLDRRADEHYVRRARRIAEREAGAHDAEAQPA
- a CDS encoding efflux RND transporter permease subunit; its protein translation is MSVAELSIRRPVTAIMFFVSLLVIGLIAGVRLPLEAFPEVTFPGIFVEMPYAGSTPEEVERTVLRPTEEALSTLTGVKRMESNARSEGASVGVFFSDWSRDVSIAASEARERIDAIRDQLPDDLKRYSVNKFSTSDQPVLQVRLAGARDLTGAYDLIEREFKRRLERIPGVARVDVSGAAPNEVEIAIDPDALTAHGVVLNDLTTRLQTANFSVSGGEIDDGGRRVRVQPVGELQDLDQLRELVIDRNGTRLGDIAEIRLKPARMDYGRRLDGRPAVGLDIFKERSANLVDVSSRALKEVEEIRKAPALHDVQVKIIQNQGEDVTSSLSSLAEAGAIGLVLSIAVLFFFLRHWASTAMVTLAIPICFVMTLGFMYFAGVTLNILSMMGLLLAIGMLVDNAVVVVESIYQEREKMPGNPVLASIVGTRHVAIALSAGTLCHCIVFLPNLFGERNFLSIYLSQIAITISVSLLASWLVAVSLIPMLSARMKTPPVVRSENGLIPRLQRRYATALRWTLDHRGASIAGILIIVAVSIFPMMATKKNMFGGNDGDEVNINYQWKGAYTKEQMSDELLRVEHFLDARRKTYGITQLYSYYSEQGGAMTRLTLDTKQVPNLKEFVDKLGKELPKSARAELSVGNNGGNNGGPGQKVQVQLVGDSTQTLEDLGADIVPILSKRPELRDVHVDTGDKNAELAVRVDRERAASFGFTAQQVSQFVGLALRGAPLKEFRRGDTEVPVWVRFAGAEKFGVNDIAGFTVRSPDGRQVPLLAMVDVDVRPSASQIQRTNRQTTITILASLPDKVEPDKAKKAMEDTLKSVQFPPGYTYSFDGSAFQEDDEATGQMMMNLVLALIMIYVVMAAVFESLLFPSAIMSGVLFSVFGVFWLFWLTGTEFNIMAFIGILVLMGVVVNNGIVMIEHINNLRRRGLSRTDALVEGSRERLRPILMTMGTAILAMVPIAVGHTQMAGNGPPYYPMARAIAGGLAFSTIVSLLFLPTIYAILDDLRNATARRWRQARGKPVAPGLAAATAMLAE